A region from the Mercenaria mercenaria strain notata chromosome 7, MADL_Memer_1, whole genome shotgun sequence genome encodes:
- the LOC123555351 gene encoding orexin/Hypocretin receptor type 1-like, whose translation MIGGGIRVHQNVGQTESRKKAVRMLVAVVLLFALCFLPNHTLNILRYTGQLQNVPNKRIFALFAHWATFFNSCINPVIYNFMSEAFRKAFKKVAVQSCLRCKKKRRHWQRPSSYHMTFTGSRSVGVRFSHNIST comes from the exons ATGATCGGTGGTGGTATAAGGGTACATCAAAATGTTGGACAAACTGAAAGTAGAAAGAAAGCTGTCCGAATGTTAGTGGCAGTTGTTTTGCTGTTTGCACTTTGTTTTCTACCTAACCATACTTTAAATATACTAAG ATATACCGGACAACTTCAGAACGTGCCAAATAAGCGGATATTTGCTCTGTTTGCACATTGGGCAACATTCTTCAATAGCTGCATTAATCCTGTCATCTACAATTTCATGAGTG AGGCATTTAGAAAAGCGTTCAAAAAAGTTGCAGTGCAATCGTGTTTAAGATGTAAGAAAAAACGAAGACATTGGCAGAGACCCAGTTCCTATCACATGACTTTTACCGGAAGTAGAAGTGTTGGAGTAAGATTTAGTCATAATATCAGCACCTGA